One Helianthus annuus cultivar XRQ/B chromosome 12, HanXRQr2.0-SUNRISE, whole genome shotgun sequence genomic region harbors:
- the LOC110893217 gene encoding vegetative cell wall protein gp1-like: protein MSMRGGFHFSTPQHSSNSNYPPLYEDPQMGGPSNAVSEVDSAPVAPAPPMGYENPIPSYPANFNAIYPGPFPPTYPTGYPAYGYQYPPPPQPQQPQPPQPPQIQPPQQQEILQRLHEVEQRVDEERRSRRGLLKGLANLIKGKKKRDY, encoded by the exons ATGTCCATGCGTGGGGGTTTCCATTTTAGCACCCCCCAACACTCCAGCAACAGCAACTACCCGCCGCTCTATGAAGACCCGCaaatgggtgggccttcaaaTGCAGTTTCTGAAGTCGACTCTGCACCAGTCGCCCCAGCACCACCCATGGGTTATGAAAACCCAATTCCATCTTACCCAG CAAACTTCAATGCTATCTACCCTGGTCCTTTTCCACCTACGTACCCAACTGGGTACCCTGCATATGGGTATCAATACCCACCACCTCCACAGCCTCAGCAGCCGCAGCCGCCGCAGCCACCACAAATTCAACCACCGCAACAACAAGAAATCCTCCAAAGGTTGCACGAGGTGGAACAAAGGGTAGACGAAGAGCGTAGAAGCCGTCGCGGTCTTCTAAAGGGTTTGGCAAACCTCATTAAGGGGAAAAAGAAGAGGGATTATTAG